The Labilibaculum sp. sequence CTTCTTTCTCCTTGGATATTCCGGATCATGTTGACCCCCTGAAATCGGGATCGGAAAACAAGGTTTTTCCTGCGTAGGGAGAAGTCAAAAAGAGTGACAATCCGGCGGATACTGACCCCTTAGCTGAAAAGCGATCAACAAAAATCCGGATCATGTTGACCCCTCTTTTCAAAATAACACAGGTTTTGGTTCTTTAGTGGCAGAAAGTAGATGACCACTAAAACGAATGCAGATGGCTGGAAAACCAAAACCTATGAGTCAGATCAAACAATTACTGCGCTTGCATCAGCAAGGAAGCCCAAAGAAAACCATAGCCAGGGATCTGGGTGTAAGCAAGAATACCGTGAAGGCGTACCTGGATAAACTATCCCGATTGAAAACGGATGTTGACAGCCTGTTGTTGCTGGATGATCCCGTATTGGAAGCCAGGTTTCATCCCGGTAATCCAGCCTATAAGGATGAACGCTTTGAGCATTTTAAGGGAAAACTGAATTACTTTACCCGTGAACTGAAACGTACCGGGGTTACCAGAAAGCTATTGTGGGAAGAGTACCGTCTGGAGTATGCCCAAGGCTACAGCCATACTCAGTTCTGCCATCACCTGTCACAACATTTGATTGCTTCCAAACCATCAATGGTGCTGCAGCACCAGGCGGGCGAGAAGCTTTTTATCGACTTTGCCGGAAAGAAACTGAACTACGTGGATGTGCAGACCGGAGAGGTGATCCACTGCCAGGTCTTTGTGGCCTGCTTGCCTTATTCAGACTATAGTTTTGCCATGGCCGTAAAGAGTCAAAGTGTTGGTGATTTTTTATACGCTCTGGGATGTAGTCTGGAATACTTTGGAGGAGTCCCTCAGGTACTGGTACCGGATAACCTGAAGGCGGCCATCGTAAAAGCCAGCAGGTATGAACCCGATGTTAACCGGGCAATGGAGGATTTTGCCAACCATTACGGCACCACTGTGATTCCTACACGGGCACGCAAACCAAAGGACAAGGCACTTGTTGAGAACCAGGTTCGGCTGATCTACACAAGGATTTATGCAAAAATACGGAACCTGCAGTTTTTTAGTCTGAAAGACCTGAATCAGGCCATCGGCCAGAAGAACCGCGAACACAACCAGACCCGTATGCAGCAGAAGCCTTACTGCCGTGAAGAGCGTTTTCTCGCCGATGAGAAGCATCTGCTCAGCAGCTTACCGGAACAGCCTTTCGAGCTAAAATACTACCGGACACTTAAGGCAGCCAAGAATAATCACGTCTACCTGAGTGAAGACAAACACTACTATAGTGTGCCATTCGCCTACATTGGAGTGAAGGTAAAGGTCATTTACACCCGCGCCATGGTTTACATTTATGCCAAAGGCAAACAGGTGGCTGTGCACATACAAAGCTACGGTAAGGGAACCTACAGTACCGACCGGGAACACTTGTGTTCCGCCCACAACCATTACCTGGACCGAAGTCCCGGGTACTATCTTCGAAAAGCTCAGACAGGCTGTCCTGAACTCCATGAGTTAATCAGTATGGTCTTTAAGCAGAATAAGCATCCCGAACAGCTGTACCGGACCTGTGACGGACTCTTGAACCTGCATAGAAAAACCAATCCGGAAAACTTCAGGAAAGCCTGTAAGGTGGCCTTGAAATACGAGATCTGTTCGTACAGGTTCTTGCTTAATGTGATCAATAACAAAACCTCAGACATGATAGATCAGATAAATAAACCGGCTTTACCCGAGCACCGGAATATCCGCGGAAAAGCCTATTACTCACAATCCACACTTAAATTGAATAGCTATGATGCAAATTGAAACCCAATTTAAACAATTACGACTGCATGGAATGAATCGAACCTGGATGGCTCTGCAGGAAACCAGAAGGCACCACGAACTCTCCTTGAGTGAAGGACTTGAAATACTACTTCAGGCCGAACAGCAGGACAGAGAGCAAAAGCGCTTCGAGCGACTGGAAAAGAATGCCCGTTTTCGTTATCAGGCATCTATCCAAGAACTTAAGATGGAGGCTGCCAGAGGAGTAGATAAGACTCTGATTACAAGCTTGGCGACAGGCGATTACCTGTCGCGTGGTGAATCCGTACTAATCACAGGAGCCACTGGTTGCGGAAAAAGCTTTTTAGCTTCGGCACTTGGTCATCAGGCGTGTGTGCAGGGCTTTAAAGTTGCCTACTACAACACGCAAAAGCTGTTGCAGAAAACCAAAGTAGCCCGCTTCGAAGGAACCATATACAAGTTCTTTGAAAAGGTGGCCAAAACGGATCTGCTAATACTCGATGATTTTGGACTCACTCATTTGGAACAACAGCAACAGTTGGATCTGATGGAGATGATCGAAGACCGGCATGGAAAAGCCTCCACTATTATCGCCAGTCAATTGCCCGTGGCCAGCTGGTTCGACATCATTGGAGAGGAAACCATAGCCGATGCAATTCTGGACCGTCTGGTACACACCTCATACCGAATCGAATTAAAAGGAGAAAGTTTAAGAAAAAAACGGTAATATTGTCAGACCATCAAGTTCTTTGAACCTCAATTCTGTGAGGGGTCAGTATCACCCGGACAAGGGGTCAGCATCACCGGAATATGCAGACAGATCAAATCAAACTGGCAAAACTGGAAGGTACTTACCTGAAATTAATGAAGAAGATCGAAAAAACAGATTTGCTAATACTTGACGATTTTGGCTTAACCAGTTTTGATGAGCAAATCAGAAATGCATTAATGGACATAGTGGAAATGAAATACGATAAATCATCAGTGATTATAGCTGCTCAAATACCCGTAAAATGCTGGCATGAAACAATCGGTGAAGGAACTATTGCTGATGCAATTTTAGATCGGTTGGTTCACTCATCTCATCGGTTAGAACTTACCGGGCAATCATTAAGGAAAAACAAATTAAATAAATCTCAAAATAATTAATATTTTTAGCCTGGAAACCATTCTTTTTCTAGCGGCACAACATTACCGAAACACGCGGCACAATTACACCGAAATATCCAGCACACTACCAACTCCGAATCACTGGCGATAAAACCAAATATAAAAAACCGAAAGTGCATCAATAAGAAAACCCAAAGAATTTAAATTCTTTGGGTTTTCCAGATACTGTATAATTTCTTTTGTGCTATTTCCTTCGGCCTCGCAAGAACAAAGGTTCTTACGAGGTAGTACGCCGAAGTTTTTTCTTTTATTTTTTGAATAATTTTAATATTGCTTCCTTTATTCTCTCTCGTTCTTCATCGGTCATATTCGAACCGGAAGGAAGACACAATCCTTTTTCAAACAATTCTTCTGAAACCCCATTTCCATAGTATGGACAAGCCGCAAAAACAGGCTGCATATGCATTGGTTTCCACAATGGACGACACTCAATATTCTCCTTCTCCAATTCCAAACGAATATCTTCCCTGCTTATGCCATTGGTTTTCTTTGGATCAATCAAAACAGATGTCAACCAAAAGTTGCTAAAGAAATCCTTATTGGGCTCTTCCTGAAGACTTACCCCTTCGATATCAGAAAACAGTTCTTTGTAAAACTCAAAATTAGCACGACGTTGAGCTACCCGTTCATCCAAAACTTCCATTTGTCCACGGCCAATACCAGCCACAATATTGCTCATCCGGTAGTTGTACCCAATATGGGAGTGCTGATAGTGCGGCGCATTGTCCCTTGCCTGTGTAGCCAGGAATCTTGATTTAGCAATCAATTCCTGATCATCTGAAATTAAAGCTCCTCCTCCAGAGGTGGTGATAATTTTATTTCCATTAAAGGACAGAATACCAAACTTACCAAATGTACCCATGCATTTTCCTTTGTACTTACTCCCCAAAGCTTCGGCAGCATCTTCAATCAAGGGAATATCATACTTGTTTGCCACTGCCAGCAATTCTTCTATTTTGGCAGGCATGCCATACAAGTAAACCACAACAATCGCCTTGGGCTTTTTCCCCTTTTCAATCCGATCTTGTATTGCTTTTTCCAATTGAATTGGACACATGTTCCAGGTATCCTTTTCCGAATCAATTAGAATTGGGCTTGCGCCCAAATAGCTAATCGGATTTACTGTAGCCGAAAAAGTAAAAGAGGAAGCAATTACTTCATCGCCTGCTTTTACACCCAACAGAATTAGAGAAAGATGAATGGCTGCAGTACCAGCACTCAATGCCGAAGCGTGCTTTGTTCCGGTGTAATTCTGAAGGTCTGCCTCAAAACCATTTACATTAGGACCAAGAGGGGCCACCCAGTTAGTATCATACGCTTCCTGAACGTACTTCATTTCGTTTCCTCCCATGTGTGGAGAAGATAGCCATATTTTTGTTTTCATATTCTAATAATTTGTTCTAAATACAGTATTCAAAATAATTTTAAGATCTCCCATCAAAGAGTGATTGTAATAATAATCCAAATTAATTTTAACCTTATCCGGAAAAATTACTTCGTCATTGTATTTTTGTGGATTATCTACCTTAGCCAAAATTTCTTCCTCATTGGAATATTTTAATGAAGCCGGACCAGTTATCCCAGGTCGTAACTCCAATACTTTCCGATCTTCCCCCAACAATTTATCTGCATATCCCGGCACATCAGGCCGAGGCCCTACCAGACTCATATCTCCCACTAGTACATTCCACAATTCAGGCAATTCATCCAATTTGTACTTTCTAAGAAAGACTCCTAAAGGTGTTATTCTTGCTTCTCCAGCTACCGATACCGAACTTCCAGAATGTCCCGCAGACATAGAGCGAAACTTAATCATAGTAAACAATTTCCCATTTCTCCCGACTCTTTTTTGTTTAAAAAAAGCAGACCCATCCGGCATTTTTGCTCTAATTAAAATCCAAACGAGAATTAAAACTGGAAGGAAAATAATGAGCCCGAAAGACGAGGATAGTAAATCAAATGTTCTTTTCATAAGTACTTAAAATCTTTTTAATAAGGCATTGCAGGCATACCCAACAAAGGAATAAACTGCTTTTATTAATGATAAATTCTCAATTTTACGATACACTTTCCAAACATCAGCTGCCGCCTTCCATTTTTTTGCTGTATTGGAGTTGGAAACCAATCGATAGGATGCTAAAAGTTCATTAATGCCATGTGCCTTAAAACCTCGTTTCATGATTAACAACCATAATGCCATATCATGACTACTTTTAATATTTGGCATTTCAAAATAACCAACTTTTTCTTTATCAATGATGACAGTTAAACATCCAATTATTGTATTTCGCAAATACTGATGGTAATTAATTGTATTAGGTACATTAATTACTTTATTTAACTTGATACCATCCTCTGACATTAAATCATAAGAAGAGAATGTAAATTCATAATTATTACGAATCATGAAATCTAACTGTACCCCTAACTTCTGAGGATACCACACATCATCACTATCTAAAAATGCAATAAAACGTCCCTTTGCTTTACGTAAAGCAATATTTCTAGCTTCAGCAGCACCAACGTTAGTTTCTAATGCAATTAATTGAATTCTATCATCATTAAGAATAAGAGAATTAATAAGTTCTATGGACTTATCCTTTGAACAATCATCTACAATAATCATCTCCCAATCCGTATAGGTTTGTTTTAAAACCGATTGAATAGTTGCTTGAATAAAATGACTTGAATTATAAGAAGGGGTTATTATAGATACTTTGTTATTTTTCATTATTATAGAATTGGTTAACACGACTAATAATCACATTAGCTCTGTCATCAATCAAATTAACAGCATCAAAAGTACTCATGTTATTTTTGATTTTATTAATCTCTTCAAAGCTCAAATTATTTACATATTTAATAATTTCATCATCCAAAGTAGCATCAATCACAAAACCCACATTTAATTTATTAACCTTATCTCCTAGGAAGGTTTTCGTACTTACAATTATAGGGGTATAAAAATAAATAGACTCATACAATTTATTTGGTTCCGCATATTGAACATTGACAAAATCACTGTCATAGCAGGATAAAGACACATCTACTTTACTATAAATAGAAGATAAATCATCTGGGTTTTTAAAACTCCCATAGAAATGGATATTTTGATATTTCTCCACTAATTCTTCAACCATCTTCTTATACTCTGGAATTCCATCTCCAAAGAATAAAAATTTATGATTTGGAAATCTTTCACCAATAATTCTCGCAAAACGCATAATTGTATTTGGGAATCGAAGAGCTCCAATAAAACCAAAGACGATTTCATTTTTCGTTTCAAACTCTAACACAGGTCTTGCCTTCCCTTTGAATGAAAAATGAATTTTATTGGGCTGCACGATTACATTTTCTCTTCGTTTTTTTCCATATAAAAACTCAACAAACCCCTCAGATAACACAACAGTCAGCAAAGAAAGCTTTATAAGTATTTTATCAATATTCTTAAAAATATTGACAATGATACTAGAAGAGAAATATCCATATACCAAGTCTCTTATTTCATATATATATTTTTTCCTACTTATTAAACAAATGAGAGCAAAATCGAAAGAAAAAACATAATAAATAGTAGACGAAGAATTCTTTCTGAAAATATTCTTGAAAATATGGTGTGCATTTAATAATTTCCCCCAATATGATTTACCATTCTCAACCAAGCCTAAATCTACTATTGGAATATCTTTTAATGAAGCAACTTCTTTACCAAAACCTCTATCAAAACCATATATTTCTACATCATAACCACTTTCAATAAAGCTTTCAACTCTTTTTAAAACTCCAGAATGCTTCCTATTGGTTAATAAGAAAACGATCTTTTTTTCTCCTTTTTTCATTTACTTATTTTCTGTTTCTTTGATTTTCTCACGAATCATTTCAACTGACAAACTTTTATGCCTTTTTAACAATTGGTCTAATAACTGTATCGTGCTCGAAGAAAAACTTTTGGGATGTGCAACAAAGCATAATACCGACTTCATTTTCATTTTCCTCACCATTATTCTATTTAATTTCAAAGCAATATCATCTAAGGAGGCATATTTCACAGATCTCATCAACTTCCGCATCTTGCCATAAAAGCTAGTATAGGAAGCACTTACACCACTCATATTATTATTTACGGATTTACTGTGCAAGTATTTATTTACTAAGAATAGTATCGGATTTATTCTGTATCTAGTTACAGGAATTTCATAAAATCTTCCATTTTGCTCTTCTACACAAGGGGTAGTATCAAATTGCCAATACCATTTCTTTGTGTTTGCTTGTCTAAAGTCATAATAATTAATTGGTTTTTGATCTAGAAAATCTCCAGGTAGAACACTAAAATCCATATCAATATCACTATCTAAAAAAGTATCTCTCAAATCATTAAAAGGCGTTATGCTCCATCCACCGGCTCTAAATGTGGTAATTTTATAATTATCTCGAACAGAGGCTACAATATTTTGAAGATTATCTAAACACTCTTTAAAATAATCTTGCAATTCATTGGGGGTTAAACTGTGTAATCGATATCTTGAATAATCAGACAAATCCCAATGCCCATTTTCTTTTTTTGTTGCGTCGAGCCAATGTGGGTGTATATGTAAGCCAATATCATGACCTCCTTTTACTATATTTCTTATTAAATCAGAATAAGCATTATGTTCTTCAATACAATTCTTTTTTAAATGAACTAAGTAAGAACTATCTACAAAAAAAATCCCAACACCTCCATGTTTTTTAAATACATTTAAGATGTCGTCTGTCACATCACCAATACATCCTTTTAATGATCCACTGTCTTTACCTAAAAACAATTCATAATCAAAAGTTAATATAATGTCCTTTTTCATACTACAATCTTTCTTGATCAATTATATCTCCCTTGTATACTCTTTTGTGCATCAATGCATTTAGTTTAGCTACAAAACAAAACAATTTATATATGACATTATTAGATGGATACTTCCATAAATACCCCTTCTTCATTTCACCTCCAAATCGCTCTTTAAATTTCTGTATTCCTTCTATCTTACTCCCCTTCTTCGGTTTAATTCGAGCTCCAACAAAATCATAAAAACTAACGCCTACACTCTTTAATTTGATAATATTTTCCCAATGCATCAAATTAATCGATCCAATATGGGGTCTTAAAGCACTTCCTCCATAAAAATAGTAAGCTCCGAAACCTTTTTCATACAATAACATTGAACTTCCCTGAGGTATTCCATCTTTATAAGCTACAGAAATCAA is a genomic window containing:
- the istA gene encoding IS21 family transposase, with the translated sequence MAGKPKPMSQIKQLLRLHQQGSPKKTIARDLGVSKNTVKAYLDKLSRLKTDVDSLLLLDDPVLEARFHPGNPAYKDERFEHFKGKLNYFTRELKRTGVTRKLLWEEYRLEYAQGYSHTQFCHHLSQHLIASKPSMVLQHQAGEKLFIDFAGKKLNYVDVQTGEVIHCQVFVACLPYSDYSFAMAVKSQSVGDFLYALGCSLEYFGGVPQVLVPDNLKAAIVKASRYEPDVNRAMEDFANHYGTTVIPTRARKPKDKALVENQVRLIYTRIYAKIRNLQFFSLKDLNQAIGQKNREHNQTRMQQKPYCREERFLADEKHLLSSLPEQPFELKYYRTLKAAKNNHVYLSEDKHYYSVPFAYIGVKVKVIYTRAMVYIYAKGKQVAVHIQSYGKGTYSTDREHLCSAHNHYLDRSPGYYLRKAQTGCPELHELISMVFKQNKHPEQLYRTCDGLLNLHRKTNPENFRKACKVALKYEICSYRFLLNVINNKTSDMIDQINKPALPEHRNIRGKAYYSQSTLKLNSYDAN
- the istB gene encoding IS21-like element helper ATPase IstB — its product is MMQIETQFKQLRLHGMNRTWMALQETRRHHELSLSEGLEILLQAEQQDREQKRFERLEKNARFRYQASIQELKMEAARGVDKTLITSLATGDYLSRGESVLITGATGCGKSFLASALGHQACVQGFKVAYYNTQKLLQKTKVARFEGTIYKFFEKVAKTDLLILDDFGLTHLEQQQQLDLMEMIEDRHGKASTIIASQLPVASWFDIIGEETIADAILDRLVHTSYRIELKGESLRKKR
- a CDS encoding ATP-binding protein encodes the protein MQTDQIKLAKLEGTYLKLMKKIEKTDLLILDDFGLTSFDEQIRNALMDIVEMKYDKSSVIIAAQIPVKCWHETIGEGTIADAILDRLVHSSHRLELTGQSLRKNKLNKSQNN
- a CDS encoding aminotransferase class I/II-fold pyridoxal phosphate-dependent enzyme; the encoded protein is MKTKIWLSSPHMGGNEMKYVQEAYDTNWVAPLGPNVNGFEADLQNYTGTKHASALSAGTAAIHLSLILLGVKAGDEVIASSFTFSATVNPISYLGASPILIDSEKDTWNMCPIQLEKAIQDRIEKGKKPKAIVVVYLYGMPAKIEELLAVANKYDIPLIEDAAEALGSKYKGKCMGTFGKFGILSFNGNKIITTSGGGALISDDQELIAKSRFLATQARDNAPHYQHSHIGYNYRMSNIVAGIGRGQMEVLDERVAQRRANFEFYKELFSDIEGVSLQEEPNKDFFSNFWLTSVLIDPKKTNGISREDIRLELEKENIECRPLWKPMHMQPVFAACPYYGNGVSEELFEKGLCLPSGSNMTDEERERIKEAILKLFKK
- a CDS encoding sugar transferase; this translates as MKRTFDLLSSSFGLIIFLPVLILVWILIRAKMPDGSAFFKQKRVGRNGKLFTMIKFRSMSAGHSGSSVSVAGEARITPLGVFLRKYKLDELPELWNVLVGDMSLVGPRPDVPGYADKLLGEDRKVLELRPGITGPASLKYSNEEEILAKVDNPQKYNDEVIFPDKVKINLDYYYNHSLMGDLKIILNTVFRTNY
- a CDS encoding glycosyltransferase family 2 protein, yielding MKNNKVSIITPSYNSSHFIQATIQSVLKQTYTDWEMIIVDDCSKDKSIELINSLILNDDRIQLIALETNVGAAEARNIALRKAKGRFIAFLDSDDVWYPQKLGVQLDFMIRNNYEFTFSSYDLMSEDGIKLNKVINVPNTINYHQYLRNTIIGCLTVIIDKEKVGYFEMPNIKSSHDMALWLLIMKRGFKAHGINELLASYRLVSNSNTAKKWKAAADVWKVYRKIENLSLIKAVYSFVGYACNALLKRF
- a CDS encoding glycosyltransferase, encoding MKKGEKKIVFLLTNRKHSGVLKRVESFIESGYDVEIYGFDRGFGKEVASLKDIPIVDLGLVENGKSYWGKLLNAHHIFKNIFRKNSSSTIYYVFSFDFALICLISRKKYIYEIRDLVYGYFSSSIIVNIFKNIDKILIKLSLLTVVLSEGFVEFLYGKKRRENVIVQPNKIHFSFKGKARPVLEFETKNEIVFGFIGALRFPNTIMRFARIIGERFPNHKFLFFGDGIPEYKKMVEELVEKYQNIHFYGSFKNPDDLSSIYSKVDVSLSCYDSDFVNVQYAEPNKLYESIYFYTPIIVSTKTFLGDKVNKLNVGFVIDATLDDEIIKYVNNLSFEEINKIKNNMSTFDAVNLIDDRANVIISRVNQFYNNEK
- a CDS encoding polysaccharide deacetylase family protein; translation: MKKDIILTFDYELFLGKDSGSLKGCIGDVTDDILNVFKKHGGVGIFFVDSSYLVHLKKNCIEEHNAYSDLIRNIVKGGHDIGLHIHPHWLDATKKENGHWDLSDYSRYRLHSLTPNELQDYFKECLDNLQNIVASVRDNYKITTFRAGGWSITPFNDLRDTFLDSDIDMDFSVLPGDFLDQKPINYYDFRQANTKKWYWQFDTTPCVEEQNGRFYEIPVTRYRINPILFLVNKYLHSKSVNNNMSGVSASYTSFYGKMRKLMRSVKYASLDDIALKLNRIMVRKMKMKSVLCFVAHPKSFSSSTIQLLDQLLKRHKSLSVEMIREKIKETENK